The Elgaria multicarinata webbii isolate HBS135686 ecotype San Diego chromosome 7, rElgMul1.1.pri, whole genome shotgun sequence nucleotide sequence ACGGGGCTTCCACCAAGGTAAGTTCTGCGTTACTGATCCTTTAGAGAACTTtgagacctttaaaaaaaaaaaaagaagtcttcaCCTTCTGACAAATAGTCTGCAATGCTGGCGCCAGGCAGTTCTCTCTGGGGCGGGCATGCCACAACCAAAAAGTCCCTTTCCTAGGTGGCCATCTGGCTCACCACATTCAATGGGGGACATTGGAGGAGCGCCTCTGAAGATGAACTTGGGGTACATAGGGGGGCAGACGATCTTGCAGATAGCCTggccgctttgaggcccagtattgggcaaaaggcaggatactaataaGTATAATAATAAATCTGGCCCAAAGCCATTTCAGGCTTTAaaagttaccgtatttcttcgattgtaagacaccatcgattgtaagacgcacactaatttcagtaccaccaacagaaaaaaaaaccctaagacacacccgcgattctaagacgcaccccatttttacagatgtttatataggggggaagtgtgtcttagagtgtacattgatggtgctatataaataaataataataataataattgaagaaatacggtaataccagcactttgaatttggcctggaaCTGGACGGGCAGCCAGTGTAGTTTTCAGAGTGCAGAGCATAGTCATATCatatctcgatcctcccagagtgcaggacacagaataatgggctcaagttaaaggaagccagattctggctggacgttcaaggccttcaagaggcagctggacaaccctctgtcagggatgctttagggtggattcctgccttgagcagggggttggactcgatggcctcaaaggccccttccaactctgctattctatgattgtatgattctatgatataaactagtccccattaacaatcttgctgccctgttttgaatcAGTTGAAGTTGCTGGAGTGTTTCCAGAGGCTGTCCCCTGTataaatgcattgcagtaatccaggcgaGAAGCTATCAGAGCATGGCAACAGGAACTTggccatctctgtccagatagggtcgtagttggtatatcagcttaaGCCGATAAGAAGTGCTTTGTGCCTCCAAGGCCACCAGTGGCAATGCTGGATCCAAGGGCATCtatccccaagctacaaacctgatcctttaggggcgTTGTAGCCCCCTCCAGAAAAGCTTGAACACCACTTAGCCAGAGGTTGAGCCACCGATCGAGCCACCCGCCAACAGCACCTCCATCTTTTCTGGACTGGTACTCAAGcaaccccccacccgcccccatgGCCTCACTTGTACATagtagatgaaaaggagaggtagagctgggtgtcacctGTATATTGGTGGCATCTCAGGCCGCCCCTCCAAATAACCTCCTTCAGCGGATTTATGTAGATGTTAAGCAGCATGGGAGAtactacttctgatactggagtagcATATCAAgactaccagttgctggggaacgtgggcggcagtgttctgttgcaccatgtcctgcttgttcatccctggctgattggccactgtgtgaacagagtgctggactagatggaccctgggtctgatccagtatcagggcacttctgatgttcttgctagccactgatggccttctcctccaggaattcgtctaacccccttttaaagccatccaaattggtacaaAGTAATATgcactggggcaaaaaaaacccaactttgcatgtacactgatgggctctgagctggcagtgactgacgaggaaagaggtcttggggttgtggtggacagcgcgATGGAGATGTCAACCCACTGGGCGGCGGCTGTGCAAACAGCAGATTCCCTGTTTgggataattagaaaaggaataaaaaaaaaaccctgttaatATTCTAATCCCTTTGCACAAATCTGTGGTGCACCACGCTTGGAATATTGGAATACTGTGTGTGGTTTTGGCCACTGCTTCTCAAAAAAGATACCGTTGAGCTGGAAAAGACATATGAAAGGGCAACCGAAAGGATCAAGAGGCTAGAGCGATAGGTTTGaattttagcttttaaaaaatggtatgtgtgtgtgtgagagagagaatactgATAGAGGCGTATCATCCCTTGAAGcggactggtgggagattcaggacaggtaaaagaaagggcttcttcaagcaacgcagagttaaactatggaattccctcccacaagatgtagcgatgggcaCCAACTAGCTGCTACAGGTTTGGCTTTTGCAGAGTGTTTTCATTCTGTAGCTGCCGTCTGGGAAGGATCCTGATTATAGTAAatgtattttagttttaatgtgttaatatTACTTGTCATTCCATTATTTTTATGTTAATGGCAAGCCGCCTTGGTAGGATTTGTATTCTGAAAGGCTGCAAATAAATAGGTGTAATAAAAAGTAATAATCATAATTAATAATCCTGTGATCTGGCTTGCATGAGTTGACCGCTAGAGGGCCCCACAGGCAGgcagggtgtgtggggtgtgtggggattGACAGCCCTGTGGGTCCCTGCATATGTCCTGTGCAACACGGACTCGGCCAGAGCCTCTTGGGGTGCTTacaccagtgggggggggggttgtggtgtTCCAGTGGCACAGAGAGCTGGAGGCCTGGTGTGGCAGGGGCGTGCCCCGGCTGGTGCTTTCGCAAGACAAGGGCCATGGACTGGTTTGGCAGCCCCCTGGCCGTGGGGCCTTGGTCATCGCCTGGCCTCCTTGCTCTCTCCCGTCCAGATGCGCAGAATGTCCTGTCCAGAGCAGACCACGTCCTGCAAGATGCGCGGCTGGTTGTCCGGCCTGCTGCTCCTCGGGATTACGGGAAGCTGGCCCTCCGGGGCCTGGACCCCCAGACCAGCCTGGACCTGGTGGAGCTCTATGTGGAACATCTGTTGAATTGCGAACGGGGCGACTTTTCCATCTACCGGAGCCGTGCCGGGGACGAGGCGCTGGTGCAGCTGCAGCACCCGCTCAGCAACCCAGGTACCTGGGAGGGCTGCCGTTTTGTGGGCACGGGAAGTGGCACCCCTGGTTATCGGGCACGCTGGCACAGACTGTTTTGGAGGGGGGTTCGCCATTTCTGCACAGTGTGGGATTTGCTGCCCTCTGTGGAATTGGCTTCTCACAACTCTCAGCTCTTCTTATTCaaagctttctctcccccccctccctttatgACTACAGAAGTCGGAAGCTGAGTGGCATTGGGGGAGACACGGGCCCACCTCCCCGTGCCCTCCTGCCTCTGCTCCAAAATCCCGCCTGTTTTATGCTAAGTCACCTAGGTCTCCGTTCATTAATGtagttttaaaacatttcatcTTCTATAATGTTATTTGGTGTTTAATTACAAAATTGATTTTGTAATTAAACCttgaggggggggggtgtgggggcgGGGTCTGCTGCAACCCCACAATTGAATCTGCTCGATGTAGCATTTCTTAGTTTCATTTTGTTGATTTTTATTCAGAGTGTCGTTCATATGTTAGCCAGAGTCCTTGGCGTGAGGCAGGTGGGAGTACAAACCATGTAGCCAAAGTGTTCTCTaagcagccccccctccctccccaaatagCCAGCTGCCAAGCCCTATGTGCTACAGATGCTACACGTCTGCCACACCCCACTTCACCTATGTGATCTCTGGGCATCACACCTACGGGCTTTGCACCTGCACGAGGCCTCACtttgggaaacttccatagctgaggatCGCTTGGGCGgaaacaccccacccaccccatcacacacacacacacacacacacacgtccaccGTCCCATTGCACACGCTCCGGCGGGTTCCTGCTCCCCCTTGGTTCTCCTTTGACTGCTGCACTTAGCGCCTTGTCGGGAACTCCACTCTTCGAGAACTGCGTTCTTTCCAGTTGTTCACCGAGGTTTTGTTctattcttaatttatttatttatttatcacatttttataccgcccaatagccaaagctctctgggcggttcacaaaaattaaaaccacggaaagcataataaacaaccaacaatctaaaaaactcaaatacaaaatacaatataaaaagcacacagcagaaattgatatagatcaaaatacggaattaaaacagaaaagtttaaatttaagttaaattaggtgttaaaatattgagaaaattaaaaaggtcttcagctggcgacagaaggagtacagtgtaggcgccaggcggacctctctggggagctcattccacagctggggtgtcacagcagagaaggccctcctcttcatctttagctctgtgtgtgtgtgtgtgtgtgtgtgtgtgtgtgtgtgtgtgtattgctccTCAGTCTCAGGGGACAGAGGGGAGAGCAGGAACCCTCTGGAGCGTCTGCAGTGGGACAGacatgaggaagagagggatTGCACGCACCgccaccaccttgagttccttggaggaaaaaagtcagggtagaaATGCAGGTCACCCCTCTATCCATCCATTGGGCCTCTTGGCTCAGGGCCTCTCTGCTTGTCTGTCAGAGTTcctggacttggtggagcaggTGCAGAGCCGGGCGCTGGATGGGGCCAGCCTGGCACTGGACTGGGTGGAGCGGACGGACAGCCTGCTTGTCCGGAGCGGCGGTGGCAGCCGGCTGAGGCAAGACCTGCTGGAGCTGTACTTCGAGAGCAAGCGGAGCGGCGGGGGCCCTGTGCGGGCGGTGAGGCTGCTCCCCAGGGCCACGGCGGCCGTGGTCTCCTTCCAGGACGGTGCAGGTACGTGTCCGAGCTTGACTCCCGCGGGCCGTTCACGGAAGAGCGGCGTTTGCATTTGGGTCTTTATTGCTGCAGACCAGGTGCCTAAACGGCCCTCGGTGAACACAGCTGGGGGGCCCCGGGCTGCCTCGGGGAAACCCGTCTTTGGCTGGAGTCTCTGCAGCGTCCTTGTTCCCAGCAGGAGACGGTCCTGCACGCACTCGGACGCCGGGGGCGTTGTGAGGGCTCAGACCTAGTCAAGGTCCCAGCATTAAAGAcgttgatctcagtggggcagcGCCAGCGAGGAGCGGGCTGTAAAAACAGGGGCAggcctgttttattttatttatttattgcatttgtataccgccccatagccgaagctctctgggcggtttacaaaagttaaaaacagtaaaaaaaagtatacaaaatgtaaaaccatcaaaaacataaaaacaacagcatgcatttaaaaacaaccattctggggtccgttaaaaaacaaacttagcgttattaaatggtgttaaatgcctgggagaagaggaaagtcttgtcctggtgcctgaaagataacagtgttggcgccaggcgagcctcatcggggagatcattccacagtcggggggccaccaccgagaaggccccctcccttgttgccatcctccgagcttcccttggagtaggcactcggaggaggaccttagatgttgagcgcagtgcacgggcaggttcatgtcaggagaggtgttccgtcaggtattgcggtcccaagccatgtagggctttataggttaagaccagcaccttgaattgggctcggaaatgtataggcagccaatgcaagcgggccagaatcggtcacGCCCCCCCTCTGACCACCTGACCCAAACCGCTAGCCCATAAGCGCAGAGGGCGCCAAAGGGGGCGTTGCTGCTCTTCCCTGTTGATTCAGCATTTCCCggacccccctgccctccttagGAGGCGCTTGGGCCGATCCCGACAgcaagcaggggagggggctgctgggCCCCTCTCGCCCAAGCTGTGGCTCTCCCTGGGAAGACTCCAGGCCCGGTTTCCCGGGAACGCGGACCCAGCTGTTTGGGCGGAGTTTCAGTCACTCTTCCCCGGAGAGCCTGTTGCCTCCGCCCTTGGGGGCCAGGGGTCCCTTTGCTCCCACGTCACCCCTGCCCCACATGCTCTGCTTGGAGGCTGAGGAGGGCCGGAGCTGCCGAGTGCTGAGCTGTGCCCTGCTGCGCGTGATGCTTACCAGCAGCCCCAGATCTGGACCAGGTGGCCCTGCGGACGCCTTCCACTCCAGAAATGGTGACTTTGGGCGCACCAAGGCTGGATGTGGTGCATCCCTGCACAGTGCTGGAGGCGAAGTGCAGCGCCCGGTCTTCCACAGGGCCAGTTTGAGGGAGCAACTTGAGAATCTTCGTCCCTCCCTTCTGCCGCATAGTGATGGTGTTTAAGGAAAACACCGTAGACTCAGCCTGGGGGATCTTGAGGGTGAgttccgggtgtgtgtgtgtgtgtgcgctctgGAATAATGAACAGCAGGGAGCGTGCAAGGAAGTGATCTTGCGGGGAGGGGGTGACCGCAGGCTGCAGGAGGAGCCCGTTGGGATGCACATGTAGGCTGCGGATTGCCTGTGCCGTTCCCAGgtggaggaagtgggagggaggcGCTTCCTGTCCCCCTCCAGCGTGGGCCTTTGGTCTCGCCGGAGGGACTCAAACTTCCGCTTTGAGTGAGTTTAGTTTAGCCCAAAGCCTGTGCACAGTACAGCgggacgggggagggggggcacccaAGGAAACAGCATCGCCAAGGAGCCCTAAAAtctgcaatttatttttatttatttattcgttgcatttatatactgccctagagccgaagttctctgggaggtttacaaaaattaaaagactggagattaaaaatcaatatacaaaattctaaaccataagaatataaaaacagctaacatttaaaacaatttttaaactctcggCCAGGCCAAAGGCAGTTAACAAAGtatgctgtgaaatgcctgggagcaaagaaaagtcttgacctggtgccgaaaagataactgcgttggcgccagtcgggcctcgtcagggagatcattccataatcggggagccaccaccgagaaggccctctcccttgttgccgtcctccgagcttccctcggagtaggcacccggaggaggaactTCGATGTTGATTAGGCACTGTAACAacattctgcattttatttttaacaacattcaaactggttttgttttgttgctgtagCTGCTGCAAACTGAGCCACTTTCTAGGTTACAAAGTAGAGCATTTAATAGTTCTTTTCCCCCCAGTTTCTGAATAATAGAAATGTTGGAAAGCTCCAGCAAAGGCCTTAAAGGGGTCGTTATCCCTGCCTGGGACTGTGGAAGATCCTCGACAACAGATAACAATCCACAAGTGCAGCCTCTTGCCTCCCAGAGGCCTCCCGGGGCCACGGTTTGCATCTCCTGCAGGTGTGACTGTGTCAGCTCCTTTCTTAACCTACGTGGGATAAGATCTGACACATAATCCTTGCAACCAGGCCTCTCTTGTTACTGTGCAGGCATCAGAGTTACATCTAACCACAGACGGATGAGGTGACTCACGGCACGATCGTGCCTCAAAAGCTGCCGTCCTCCCACTGAGAGTATATTTTGCTTTGCGGGCCTCTTCTTAGCATACAGAATGCTGTACGGTGGGGTACGCAGAGGCTGAAGGGGGGAGCCGCGTGGCCGAGGCTTTGGGGCTGAATAGATGAGCCTGGGTTTCCACCTCCAGGCTTGGCAGCTGATCCTCTCTACCCCAAGAGAGTGTCCCTGGACATGTGGCAGGAATGCTGCAGCACGCGGAGCGGCTGGTGGCATCGCTGCACCCTCCGGCTTGGCGGGTCCTCTTCACCCCTGAATCAGAGGGATGGCGAAGCAACGCTTCTGTTCAGGGCGCACAGCAGGCcctcgctctctccctccctctcccccagccGAAGCGGCTGCCCAGCGTAGATCCCTCCCCTCATGGCGGTCCTGGGGGTTTCCCTTCTCCGGCCCCTCGTGCATCTTCCTTTGCTGCAGCAGTCAGTTCGTCCTTCCCACCAGGCATGGCGCGTGGTTGCCTGCTGCAGCCAGCCTGGGATCAGAGTGGTGGGTTCGCTTAGCAGAGCGCAGAGGACTGTCTGCTCTCTGTGGCAGGTGGCTGTTTGCTGGACTGCAGAGCATTCGCTCAGAGCATTCGCTCAGGGCAAGTTTTCTCTGTTGCCCCTGACTGGCCGTGGGGGACCTCGCCTATGGGGGGGCCGGGGCACGACCACTCTGGCAAGTAGTGCAGTGGTCCAGCACTTGAAATGACCAGAGTTTTTTCCTCTGCCACGGAAAACGTAACCCCAGCACCAGGACTGAGGCTGGGGTTATTGGTCCCCCGGGGCAGATGGATAGTTTggctggaggggtggggtggggtggagccgcCCCCCTTGCCAAGAGCAGCTCACACTCCTGAATGGGCCCGTGGGGAATTATTCCTCACCCCCCTTCCAAATCCTATTCACTTGCCTTCCAGAACTAAGCAATGAGAAAATGCCCACCACTGTGAAATTGTTAAAAAGAAATCTTCTAATCCATAAAATCAGTAAACAAACTCCACCATGGGTTGGTAATTGCTCTTTTGCCGTGAATAAAGTTATGGAATGCCCACCctaacgcacgcacgcacgcaccccGATGCGCAAATCTTCGCTTGCGGCTGGGGCAGGGCCCGGCGGCCCTCCTGCTTCGGAAGTGGGGCAGTGGCTTCCCACGGCTGAGCAGCCCCGTCCTTCTGTGCTCCCCCTCTGCTTCTGCTGACCGGGGTCTCGGAGCACCTGTGGAGTCTCTGGCCTCAGCCGCTTCTCTGCTTTTGGGCCGTCAGCTGGCCTGGACCGGCTGAACAAGCCCAGCGGCCACTTTTCCAGCTGGCCAGAAGGGCCTGGCTCACCACAGGGACACTAGCACTTAATGGGAGGGTTGCAAAAAGGTCGGGGTGAATATTCCGGCCCCTGGGCGTGTTACGGGGGCCTGGCGCTGGTGTCTTCAGGTGGGAGCGAGGCGGGCAGACTTCTGGCACGCGGGTCTGCTTTTCGCCCAGCAGTGGGCTGGCTTTACGCCAtcatggggtgggatggggtggagggcAGTATGGGAGGCGCCTTGGACCCCAGGTTGTTTCCCGGTCTCCTTCACCGCCTCCCGTGGTTCCGTCTCCTTTTTCCGCAGTGGTGGAACGGGTGCTGCAGCGAACCCATCAGCTCACAGATGGCAGCCTGGCTGTCTCCCCTCACTATGACTTCCTGGAGCccgcggaggaagaggaggaggaggaggaggtggcagcggcggcaggaggaggaagggcctCGCCGGAGGACAGGGGGACCCCCCCGGTCTGCATTGCCCTCCCCAGAGCAGCCacgcggcggctgctgctgcaatCGGACCTTGCCTTGCAGGAGCTCAGCGCCTGCGTCCCAGAGTGCTCGCTGCAGCTCGATGAGGCCGGCCTGCACGTCCTGGGCGGGGATCGGGATCGCCGGCAGCAGCTGCAGGAGTCCGTCCAGGCGGCCTTGCAGGGCGTGGTCCAGGAGCGGCTGCCCTTCTCCACCTGGGTCCTGGACTTCCTGCAGCAGGAGGAGGTCAGAGGGCGCCTGGCGGAGCTGCTGGCCGAGCGGGGGCTGGCCGCCTGCTACATCCCCGCCACGGGCGAGGTGCTGGTCACGGCCCTGAAGCCCGCCACGGCCCGCCTGGCCACTTCCCTCCTGGGCTCGTGGCTGAGCTCCATCTCCCTGCCTGTGTCGGAGCGCCATCTCCCGGCCCTGGCCTCGCCCCGCTGGGCCCAGGTGCAGGCAGGGCTGCGGTGCTGCCTGGTGCGCCTGGCGGAGAGCGGGGAGCGGCTGGAGGGCCTGACCCTGTCCGGGCTGGAGCAAGAGAACGTGGCGCAGCTGGAGGCCTTCCTGCAGGACAGCGCGCCGGATGAGGCCCTGGTGGCCATGGAGGCTGCTGCCCTCCGGTACCTGCAGCTCTACCATCACGAGTTGCTGGCTGGCATCGCCGACGTCACGCTGCTGCCCCTGGAGGGACCTGACATCACTGGCTTCCGGGTAAGGCGGTGGCGGTAGCTGGGTGCCCCCTTCCTGGGGCCCTCTGCTCCCATCCTGCCCATCGGGCCGTTCTCCCTCCTGTGTGCCTCTCTCTTTGCTCCCTGCCCCGTCGCTGCACTTTGGGAAATCCTCAGCTCTCCCAGGGGCCTTGTTGAGCCACTCTGCCTCTGCATCATTGGGGCTGGAGactgtggggcagggtggggtggggtttggcgCTGCAGCCCCTCTGCGTTGTAGGGAAGGGTGGGCTCAGATCCCTCCTCTGCCACTTCCTGAGTCGTCGTCCTGCCAAGGTTGGCTTGCAGGGGCGTTGGTGCGTGGGAAGCTGGTCAAAACTAGCTTGgtccccttctcctccctcccgtgcAGCTGAGTGGTGAAGCCCGAGCCTGCCAGGTGGCGGCTGAATTACTGCAGAGCCTGCTCAGCGCCACCCACACCCAGACGGTCAAGCTGCAGCTGCCCGGCATTAACCGCTTCCTGCTGGACGAGCGTGGCCAGGCCACAGTGCGGGACCTGGAGAGGCGCTTCCGTGGGATCGTTGGGCTGGAGCGGGTCTGCTGGAGTCCACCGGAGGCCCAGGTGCGAGTCCTCCTCCCTGCACCACTCTGCAAGGAAGGGCGGGGGTGTTGGGGGCGTGAGAGGGGGTGGGTGCCTGGGAAATGTGCAAGAGCGGAGCCGTGAAGCCAGGGGCTCTGCAGGAGACGGATCTGGCCTGTTCCCCCGGTGAGGAGGAGCTTCCTAGGTGCTCGTTGCTCCCTCCTGCttgggggtgggcagagggaCGCCATTTCCGACACCCCTCTCTTTGGTCCACAGCATGAGCTGGAAATGTCTCAGGAGCCCCTGTCTCTGAGCTGCCGAAGGGATCCCCTGCCAAGACCGGAGCCACCGGGGCGCTCAGGCAGCGGGGCTGGAGCCAACATGGGTAACGTAGCCACCCCTGCCCCACGGCCCTCCTGCAGAGGCAGAGCGGGGCGACACGCCGCGCGCTCTGCCCTTGGACCAGCTGTGAGGCTGGCTTGGGCACAGCCAGGCGGCTCCcttcccgccccacccccatgctGCTGGCAGGGGCCACGGACccccatccttcccttgcccagTCTGGTGCTGCCCTCGGCTGGATTTGAACCCCTTTCCTCAGAAGCCCCCGTGAGCCCATCCTGGCGGCTTCTGCAGCGCTGAGCAGCAGCGTCTGTCTCTTCGCTTCCTCTGCAGAAGAGATCAAGGGCCTGCTGTCTGCCCTCCAGTCGTCCGGCGTTGCTGTTTCTGGACCCCAGGTGGGGAGATCCTTGGCTGTGGGGAGCAgcaagatggaggaggaggaggaggaggaggaggaggaggaggacgatgacaacgacgacgacgacgacctGGACCTCTACACCGCCTCTGAGCAAGTTGAGTCGGCGCCGGCACGAGCTGGCCCAGAGGGGGCAAGCTTCTTGGACTCCCTGGGAGCAATTGAGGACGGGCCGCTGCCCCTTGCCGCCCCTGAGAGCAGCacgtctgaggaggaggaggcccagcTGCTGCTGGCCATCCAGGAGTCCATGGATAGCgcatggcaggaggaggaggagatccggCGGGCCACGGAGCTCTCCCTGCGTTCCTGGGAGCGGGAGCGGGCGCCCAGTCCAGACGCCGCCCTCCTGTCTGTCCTGAGCGCTTCGCTGGAGGCGGCCGATGAGGCTCAGCTCGTGGTCTGCGTGGGCTCGGAGGACGGCGTGGCGCCTCTGGCCCACGAGCTGGAGATGGCGCTGCGAGCGCAGCTGCGGGAAGAGACGGTGCACAACGAGGCCTTGCGCTCCCTGCCTGCCCTCTGCCACGGCTACCTGGCCCACCTGGAGCGCAAACACGCAGTGCGTATCTTGCTGGACGGAGCGGTGGCCACGGTGTGTGGCTTTGTGGACTACCCCGTGGCCGCCACCCGGGACCTCGCACTGCTGCTCACCCGGTTGCTGCAGGCAGAGGCGGTGGCCGGCGCCAGGGACGCCGGGGACAGCTGCTGGGTCCGCTGGGAGTCTGCTGGGTGTGGCTCCCCCACCCCGTACTCAGAAGAGGCCAGCACCCTTCTGGAGCAAGCGTGGCGCCGTGGACACAAGCGCGTGGACGTCTTCTTCGACGGACGGCCCTTCAGCATCGACTTCGAGCGCATGGAAGAGTACGACCTCGGGAACGCCCGGTCTCTGCCCATCGGCCGCACCCAGCCCCCACCTGTCGCCCCCCCAGGTAGGTGCCCCTGCCCCCCTCAGCTGGCTTCTGCTCCAGCCGGTGGGCCTCTTTGCCATGCAGAGGTTGGGGGTGGATGAGCAGACCTGGCCCTGGTTTGGGCGGTGGGGGGGCTCCTCGCAGGCCCGCTCCCCCTCCTCATGGGCAGAGCCCACCTTCGCAGGCCCCCCTGACCCTCCGGCCCTGGCTGAGGAGAACGTGACGCTGATGCCCTTGGCCGAGGGCTCGCTGGAGTTCCGGGAGACGGTTCGGCACTTCTACGACACGCTGGAGGAGTTCCACAACAAGATCCGCATCATCAAGGTACAGCTGGGGCTCATGGCCAGGGGTCTGCGGGGCCTGTCGTCCCGGCGCTTGCCTTGTTATACCTGTGCGGTGGGTgcacagctgagcctgagagtggGGCTAGTCCCTGCCCAAGAGGGCCCCAGCGGTGGCCTCCCCCTGAGTCAGGCCTGTGGTGCGTCCGGCTTGGGGTCGTCTGGGCATCAGAGATCCAGGCAGGGGCCCTTCCCAGCCATCCTTGGGGCTGGGCCTGGAACCCCCTGGCCTGCCAAGCCGGGCTGAGCCAGCGTCCCTACCTTGAGTTTCCTGGCCTGggggagccccctccccctccccctctggctggCAGCCAAGGCATCCCAGGGCCTGGCCTTGGAAGAGGTCGGTTCCATGGGCTGGAAGCTGCGGGGGGTCCCTGAGCAGCCCATCATCCAGGCTAGTGGGCTTTCCTGAACCAGCCCCGGgccttctccctcctcttccgTGGCCTGTTCCCGCAGCCTGTGTGGCCCCGGCTGCTGACTACTGCAGAGAGCACCCGCTCCTGCCACCCACCGCTTTCATGGCTCTCTGACCTCCAGGCAAACAGGTTCCTGCGGAAGCCTTGCTGCTGCTTGTTGCAGCTGTAC carries:
- the PARP10 gene encoding protein mono-ADP-ribosyltransferase PARP10; protein product: MAEAAVEVRGLTPDVADELLVLYFENRRRSGGGPVQSCRRRGSRALLAFESPEDAQNVLSRADHVLQDARLVVRPAAPRDYGKLALRGLDPQTSLDLVELYVEHLLNCERGDFSIYRSRAGDEALVQLQHPLSNPEFLDLVEQVQSRALDGASLALDWVERTDSLLVRSGGGSRLRQDLLELYFESKRSGGGPVRAVRLLPRATAAVVSFQDGAVVERVLQRTHQLTDGSLAVSPHYDFLEPAEEEEEEEEVAAAAGGGRASPEDRGTPPVCIALPRAATRRLLLQSDLALQELSACVPECSLQLDEAGLHVLGGDRDRRQQLQESVQAALQGVVQERLPFSTWVLDFLQQEEVRGRLAELLAERGLAACYIPATGEVLVTALKPATARLATSLLGSWLSSISLPVSERHLPALASPRWAQVQAGLRCCLVRLAESGERLEGLTLSGLEQENVAQLEAFLQDSAPDEALVAMEAAALRYLQLYHHELLAGIADVTLLPLEGPDITGFRLSGEARACQVAAELLQSLLSATHTQTVKLQLPGINRFLLDERGQATVRDLERRFRGIVGLERVCWSPPEAQHELEMSQEPLSLSCRRDPLPRPEPPGRSGSGAGANMEEIKGLLSALQSSGVAVSGPQVGRSLAVGSSKMEEEEEEEEEEEDDDNDDDDDLDLYTASEQVESAPARAGPEGASFLDSLGAIEDGPLPLAAPESSTSEEEEAQLLLAIQESMDSAWQEEEEIRRATELSLRSWERERAPSPDAALLSVLSASLEAADEAQLVVCVGSEDGVAPLAHELEMALRAQLREETVHNEALRSLPALCHGYLAHLERKHAVRILLDGAVATVCGFVDYPVAATRDLALLLTRLLQAEAVAGARDAGDSCWVRWESAGCGSPTPYSEEASTLLEQAWRRGHKRVDVFFDGRPFSIDFERMEEYDLGNARSLPIGRTQPPPVAPPGPPDPPALAEENVTLMPLAEGSLEFRETVRHFYDTLEEFHNKIRIIKVEKLLHPLLYQQYHLKKAAMEKACGHREVERLLYHGTNEQSSREICQHGFNRSFCGKNATHYGHGVYFATKAFISAQDKYSPCSGDGNKYIFVTQTLVGDYTTGSHGMRAPPLREGDAALQRYDSTVDNSQEPSIFVIFNDTQAYPQYLITCRWSKPR